In Artemia franciscana chromosome 4, ASM3288406v1, whole genome shotgun sequence, a single window of DNA contains:
- the LOC136025789 gene encoding myb/SANT-like DNA-binding domain-containing protein 4 has translation MFEEDKKRLEIEKESLKIDKRMFEEDKEWLEIDRESFEIDKEMFEEVKERFEIDKESFEIENKMFEEVKERLEIDKGSFEIDKEIFKKDLERLQIYEKRIEIDSKMLEEDKEGLK, from the coding sequence ATGTTCGAAGAAGACAAGAAAAGGCTAGAAATAGAAAAGGAAAGCCTCAAAATTGACAAAAGAATGTTCGAAGAAGACAAGGAATGGTTAGAAATTGACAGGGAAAGCTTCGAAATAGATAAGGAAATGTTCGAAGAAGTCAAGGAAAGGTTTGAAATAGACAAGGAAAGCTTcgaaattgaaaacaaaatgttcGAAGAAGTCAAAGAAAGGCTAGAAATAGACAAGGGAAGCTTCGAAATTGACAaggaaatattcaaaaaagacTTGGAAAGGCTACAAATATACGAGAAAAGAATCGAAATAGATAGTAAAATGCTCGAAGAAGACAAGGAAGGTTTGAAATAG
- the LOC136026598 gene encoding tol-Pal system protein TolA-like, whose protein sequence is MKLTFVFTIGLVAVCNGAESMNKKMSEDESEDVRVKRGHGIGAYGGQAVATSGYSPSVGGFGKDVVGHGGHGGAAVVAQQAAYQAKAAQGAQYGAAAQAAQQATSALAYQAAQAAEKAQGALAAKQAQVAQISEAAKAAQTAAFAESAQAAQAIQAVQAAEATKVQALKQAQALATATKAAEAHVAQAAAALQAAIQQQAAQAQMAYLSQQNAQALAYKQQAALSDLAATQAAANKALAAAQGAKANAGYGIGAGYH, encoded by the exons ATGAAGTTAACATTTGTTTTTACCATTG GATTGGTCGCTGTTTGCAATGGTGCAGAATCAATGAATAAGAAGATGTCAGAAGATGAGTCAGAAGATGTCAGG gTCAAAAGAGGGCATGGAATTGGAGCTTATGGAGGACAAGCTGTTGCTACTAGTGGCTACAGCCCTTCTGTTGGTGGGTTCGGTAAAGATGTCGTCGGGCATGGAGGACACGGCGGAGCAGCAGTGGTAGCACAACAAGCAGCTTACCAAGCAAAGGCTGCACAAGGTGCTCAATATGGTGCCGCTGCTCAAGCAGCTCAGCAAGCAACATCAGCATTAGCGTATCAAGCAGCTCAAGCAGCTGAAAAAGCCCAAGGAGCATTAGCAGCAAAACAAGCACAAGTAGCCCAAATTTCTGAAGCTGCAAAGGCTGCACAAACCGCTGCTTTTGCAGAATCAGCTCAAGCCGCCCAAGCAATTCAG GCTGTTCAAGCTGCCGAAGCAACTAAAGTACAAGCACTGAAACAGGCACAAGCCCTCGCCACAGCAACAAAGGCTGCAGAAGCCCATGTTGCTCAAGCAGCTGCTGCACTTCAGGCGGCGATACAGCAACAAGCTGCACAAGCTCAAATGGCCTATCTTTCTCAACAAAACGCACAGGCTCTTGCTTATAAGCAGCAAGCAGCCTTGTCTGATTTAGCAGCTACACAAGCGGCAGCAAATAAGGCTTTGGCTGCTGCACAGGGCGCTAAAGCAAATGCAGGATATGGAATTGGAGCTGGTTATCACTAG